Part of the Nitrososphaera sp. genome, CCGTAGTATTTGCTGGCGCGCTTTTGGAAAGGGCCGAGGAGCTTCTTAGCAAGGATGTTCATCCATCCGTAATAGTTGACGGCTACAACGCCGCGGCTGAGCAGACCCTCAAGCTTCTTGAAAAAATTGCGATCAAGGTCGAGCCGAGCGACAAGCAGACTCTCCTCAAGATAGCAAGGACCAGTATGGACTCCAAGCTGGTCTCTGACGACAGCCCGGTTCTGGCGCAAATAGTGGTTGACGCCACAAAGCAGATCGCAGACAAGGGCGATGGTGAGGGGCTCAAGGTCGATCTTGACAACATCAAGGTGGAAAAGAAGGCAGGCGGCTCCATCCGCGATACCAAGCTTATCAAGGGCATAGTGCTTGACAAGGAAGTCGTCCACGCCGGAATGCCAAAGCGCATCGAGAAGGCGTCGATAGCCCTCATAAACTCTGCACTTGAAATTGAAAAGACCGAGATGAGTGCCGAGATCCGCATCTCAGACCCGCAGCAGATGCAGATGTTCCTCGAAGAAGAAAACAAGATGCTCAAATCGATGGTAGAGAAGGTAAAATCTGCAGGAGCTAACGTCGTTCTCTGTCAGAAGGGAATCGACGACATTGCCCAGCACTACCTTGCCAAGGCAAACATACTTGCAGTCAGAAGAGTGAAGGAAAGCGACATGACCAAGATGTCAAAAGCCACTGGCGCCAGAATAGTCAACAACCTTGACGACCTGACAGCAAAGGACCTTGGCAGTGCTGACCTGGTCGAGGAGAGAAAGGTAGAGACTGACAAGTGGGTGTTTGTCGAGGGCTGCAAGAATCCAAAGGCAGTATCGATACTTGTGCGAGGAGGCTCTCAAAGGGTAGTCGACGAGGCTGACAGGTCGCTCCACGATGCACTGATGGTAATGAAGGATGTTCTTGAAAAGCCAGCGATCGTCGCAGGAGGCGGAGCACCCGAGGCATATCTTGCAAATGAGCTGAGACAGTGGGCAAGTACCCAGGAAGGGCGCGCACAGCTGGCGGTTCAAAAGTTCGCCGACGCGCTTGACTCCATCCCGCTGAATCTTGCAGAGAACGCAGGCATGGACCCGATTGACACAATGACTGAACTTCGCGCAAGGCAGAGCAAGGGCAGCAAGTGGGTCGGGATTGACTGCAGAAACACGGTGGTTACCGACATGCTAAAGCAGGAAGTTCTCGAGCCAGTCAGCGTCAAGCAGCAGATTATAAAGTCGGCCACAGAAGTCACCTCGATGCTTCTGAGGATTGACGACGTGATTGCAGCAAACAAGTCCAAGATGCCCGCAGGTCCACCCGGTGGCGGAGGAATGGGAGGTATGGGTGGCATGGGCGGAATGGGCGACATGGACTAAAAGTCCGCCGTTTTCCTTTCTTTTTGTTTATTCTTGCAATTTCAAAATACCCAAATACAACTCGGTTCTGCCGTAATGCAGGCGCAGTTGCTGGCTAGCACATGAGCATTGTTTCAAAGATAAAGCAGCTAAAAATAGTCGGCTCGATTGCGGTGATGCCGGACTTTTTTGTTGACAGGATTGTACGGCTTGAGTCAAAGGAAATGCTCTTTGAGGCGCTAAACGAAAAGGCAAAGAGCGGAGGTGGAAGCGTCAGGGGCGTTCCGACTTCGGATGTGAAGGGCGGAAACGCCGTCAATGTCGCTTATGCCCTTGCCAGGCTCGGATTCAAGGTTACACTCTTTACCGTGGCAAGCGACATCGGGGCGGAACTTATCAGGCGGTCATTTCAAAAGTTTGGAGACAGAGCTGTCCTTCGCATCTCGCCGGGCAGGCACGGCTATACAACGTCCTTCGAGTTTCCCCACCAGGGGACGCGGGTCAACGTGATGGTAAGCGACATTTTGGACAACTCGGACTTCGGGCCGGACCGCATCAGTGCGGACCAGGACAGGGCAATTCTCAAGAATGCAGACGGCGTTATGGTTGTAAACTGGGCAAGCAACCTGAAAGGTACAGAGCTTGCCGAGTTTGCATTTTCCAGCTCGCCAAGTGCATTTCACATGCTTGACCCGGCAGATATTGAAACTCGCAAGGACGAATTTCTGCGCGCCCTTACGGCCAACCTGGCGGGCAAAGTCGATTGCCTTAGCATAAACGAAAACGAGTGCAGGCTGCTGTCCAAGGCGTGCAGCCTAGAGAGAACTTTGGGCGAGACATTCAACCCCCAAGAGGTTGCGGATGCAGCAAAAAGCCTGGCCCAGAAGGTTGGTTTGAGCGTCGACCTGCACACAAAGGCCGGCGCGGCATGGTCCAACGGAAGGGAGGTAGAGTTTGTGCACTCGATAAAGGTTGACGCAAGGATGCTGACTGGAGCAGGAGACGTCTGGGATGCGGCAGACATGGTAGGTTATCTTGCCGGGCTCGAGCCAAGGGAGAGAATCCTGTTTGCCAACTGCGCGTCGTCGCTCTACATCCGCGATGCAGGCGGCGAGCCCCCTGAAATGACCAGGATATTTGAGCTGGTAGAACGCGTGCAGTAGAGCTTGTACTGCTGTTTTTATTGTGGCTGGCGCATTTTTCAGGCAGTGATAGAGCCAGTCGACGCTATTCGCGTTGTAGATGCAATTTCAAAGAACCTAGCAGAGCTTTCCAGAGCAAAATCAAACTTTCAAAAGTTGCCGGATACTTTCTGGGGGTATTATGCGCGCGGGCATGACGGCAAGGGGACGTTTGGGGTCATTATCACTTACTCTGAGGCAGCCGGCGACGTTGACCAGCTGATGCGCATGTATGAGCAATGGGTGGAGAAAAGCAAGGGTCAAGTTGACGACTCGGCGCTCCGCGGAAATCCTGGCAAGGCCTAGGTAGACTTTAGGTTTTCGAGTTTCTTCGAATAAACCGCCGCCATGTTTGCTTCAAGGTCAAATCCGTACTTGGACGCAAGAAAGTAGAGAAGCGCCGCAGACTCGGTGATCTCCATCTTTGCCAAATCCGTATTGTTCTTTTCCAGGCCAAACGCAATCTCGCCAATTTCGCGTACCAGGTGAATGAACGCTGCGTTTTTGTCATCGCCAAACTTTCTCTGATAATATTGCGTTGCTATCGAACTCACGCCGGAGTCAGCGCTTGATTGCAATATAAAGATCGTCGGCAGAACTGCAGATCGGGGATGGCAGAATAAGGATTTATAAGGGATCACCGATTCACCGAAAATACTAAATGGCCAAGGTTTACGACGTTCCGGCTGACGAGCTCATTGAAAAACTGGCCGAGCAGTTGAGAAAGGAAAAGAGGATAGAACCTCCTGCATGGTCAGCATTTGTCAAGACGGGCGCTCATGCCGAAAAAATTCCCCAGAATAAAGACTGGTGGTATGTGCGTTGCGCTTCTATTCTACGAAAGGTTTACCTTCACGGCCCTGTCGGTGTTTCGGACCTTAAGGTTGCATATGGCGGAGTCAAGCAGGTCGGCTACAACCTGTCGCACCACCGAGATGCTGGCGGCGCAATCATCCGCAAGGCCATGCAGCAGCTCGAGGCTGCAGGGTATATCGTGAAAGTGCAAGGCAAGGGACGGCTTATCTCAAGCGAAGGCATGAAGAAGATGGACAGACTGGCTACCGAAATTCACAAGGAAATGATCAAGACCGTACCGCAGCTCCAGCGGTACGCCTGAGCCTTTTTGAGCATGTCCTCTCCATATTCTCAAGCGCAGCCAAACGACGAGGAAGCGCGGAGAAGAGAGGCAGAGGCCGCAGCGATGCGAGCACGCGTGCTCAATGTACTGCTAGATCCGCAGGCCCGACAGCGGCTGATGAACATAAAACTGGTCAAGCCAGACCTTGCCGCGGCCGTGGAGAACTACTTGATAAATGCCGCTTCATCCGGCAGGCTTAACAGGATGTTGACCGACGAGGAGCTGAAGCAGATTCTCATCCAGCTACAGCAGCCAAAGCGGGATTTCAGGGTAAACAGACGGTAGCCTTCAGAGGCTAAATTCTAGCATTTAATCAGTCCGGTTACTGATAGGCGTGTATACGCCGGTCGCCTCATGAGTTAAATATTTAAGGTCACAGTCATGTCCTGTTTGTTGCAATGAAGGCCGCGGTATTTAGAGAATATAATCAAGATCCAAAAAAAGTTGTCAAAATAGAAGATATTGACATGCCGAAACTGAAACCTAACGAAGTTATGATAAAAGTCGAGTCAGCCTCTTACAACTATAACGACCTCTGGGCGATATGGGGCGAGCCGGTCAAGACGCCGCTCCCGCACATCTCGGGGAGCGACGTGGCAGGCACCATAGTTGAAGCAGGCGAGGACGTGACCAAGCTCAAGGTAGGCGACAGGGTCGTCTCCCACTCGAACATGAGCTGCCGCGTCTGCGATATGTGCACCTCCGGCAGGGAATATGACTGCAACGACAGGCAGATCTGGGGGTTCCAGACAGGCCCGCTCTGGGGAGGCTTTGCGCAGTATACGCACCTGCCAGAAGTAAACGTTGTCAAGCTTCCAGACGCGGTTTCATTTGACGATGCGGCCGCGGTCTCCATGGTGGGAATGACCTCATGGCACATGCTCGTCGGCAGGGCCAAGATAAAGCCGGGTCAGACTGTGCTTATCATGGGCGGCGGCTCCGGTGTCGGCATGGTCGGCATCCAAATCGCCAAGCTTTACAACTGCACGGTTATCGCCACCGCAGGGAAACAAGACAAGATGGACAAGTGCATTGAGCTTGGCGCAGACTTTGCAGTCAACCACCGCGAGGCTGACTGGTACAAGAAGGTGCGCGAGATAACAAAGAAGCAGGGTGTCGACGTCGTCTTTGAGCACATTGGCAAGTCGGTATTCCCGCAGGAAGTAGGCCTGCTCAAGATGGGAGGCACGCTTGTTGCAACAGGCGCGACCACCGGCTACGACTCGACTATAGACCTCAGGTACCTGTTCTTCAAGGGCACCAACCTGCTTGGCTCTACGCAGGGCACCAAGGCAGAGCTGGAAGACGTGATACACTGGGTAGGCAAGGGCAAGATAAAGGTCGTAGTTGACTCCAAGCTGCCGTTCAGCGACATGGTCGAGGGCCACGTCATGATGGCAGAGGCAAAGCAATTCGGCAAAATTCTGACGAGCCCTCAAAAGCTCTAACTCACTTTTTTGTTTAGTTTTTATTTTCTTGCCACTTTTCCCACCATCAATCTATGTTCCGAAGCCTGATCTTTGTTCCCGGAGTCAGCGCTAGATTCGTGGAAAAAGCCAAGACGCTTGCTGCAGATGTAATCTGCTTTGATCTGGAAGACTCAGTCCCGGCCAACGAAAAGGAAAACGCGCGGGCCATAATTTCAGAGGCCATAGCGTCGCACAGGAAAGAGTATGCGAGGCCAGTTTATGTCAGGGTGA contains:
- the thsB gene encoding thermosome subunit beta translates to LGPRGMDKMLVDTLGDVTITNDGATILKEIDVQHPAAKMMVEVAKSVDNEVGDGTTSSVVFAGALLERAEELLSKDVHPSVIVDGYNAAAEQTLKLLEKIAIKVEPSDKQTLLKIARTSMDSKLVSDDSPVLAQIVVDATKQIADKGDGEGLKVDLDNIKVEKKAGGSIRDTKLIKGIVLDKEVVHAGMPKRIEKASIALINSALEIEKTEMSAEIRISDPQQMQMFLEEENKMLKSMVEKVKSAGANVVLCQKGIDDIAQHYLAKANILAVRRVKESDMTKMSKATGARIVNNLDDLTAKDLGSADLVEERKVETDKWVFVEGCKNPKAVSILVRGGSQRVVDEADRSLHDALMVMKDVLEKPAIVAGGGAPEAYLANELRQWASTQEGRAQLAVQKFADALDSIPLNLAENAGMDPIDTMTELRARQSKGSKWVGIDCRNTVVTDMLKQEVLEPVSVKQQIIKSATEVTSMLLRIDDVIAANKSKMPAGPPGGGGMGGMGGMGGMGDMD
- a CDS encoding carbohydrate kinase family protein, which gives rise to MSIVSKIKQLKIVGSIAVMPDFFVDRIVRLESKEMLFEALNEKAKSGGGSVRGVPTSDVKGGNAVNVAYALARLGFKVTLFTVASDIGAELIRRSFQKFGDRAVLRISPGRHGYTTSFEFPHQGTRVNVMVSDILDNSDFGPDRISADQDRAILKNADGVMVVNWASNLKGTELAEFAFSSSPSAFHMLDPADIETRKDEFLRALTANLAGKVDCLSINENECRLLSKACSLERTLGETFNPQEVADAAKSLAQKVGLSVDLHTKAGAAWSNGREVEFVHSIKVDARMLTGAGDVWDAADMVGYLAGLEPRERILFANCASSLYIRDAGGEPPEMTRIFELVERVQ
- a CDS encoding 30S ribosomal protein S19e → MAKVYDVPADELIEKLAEQLRKEKRIEPPAWSAFVKTGAHAEKIPQNKDWWYVRCASILRKVYLHGPVGVSDLKVAYGGVKQVGYNLSHHRDAGGAIIRKAMQQLEAAGYIVKVQGKGRLISSEGMKKMDRLATEIHKEMIKTVPQLQRYA
- a CDS encoding DNA-binding protein, with protein sequence MSSPYSQAQPNDEEARRREAEAAAMRARVLNVLLDPQARQRLMNIKLVKPDLAAAVENYLINAASSGRLNRMLTDEELKQILIQLQQPKRDFRVNRR
- a CDS encoding zinc-binding dehydrogenase, whose protein sequence is MKAAVFREYNQDPKKVVKIEDIDMPKLKPNEVMIKVESASYNYNDLWAIWGEPVKTPLPHISGSDVAGTIVEAGEDVTKLKVGDRVVSHSNMSCRVCDMCTSGREYDCNDRQIWGFQTGPLWGGFAQYTHLPEVNVVKLPDAVSFDDAAAVSMVGMTSWHMLVGRAKIKPGQTVLIMGGGSGVGMVGIQIAKLYNCTVIATAGKQDKMDKCIELGADFAVNHREADWYKKVREITKKQGVDVVFEHIGKSVFPQEVGLLKMGGTLVATGATTGYDSTIDLRYLFFKGTNLLGSTQGTKAELEDVIHWVGKGKIKVVVDSKLPFSDMVEGHVMMAEAKQFGKILTSPQKL